CTTGAGGATTATATTGAAACTGGGATTAAGCTGAACGCCGATGTTACCGGTGAATTATTAATTAACATTTTTATTCCTAACACGCCGCTGCATGATGGTGCGGTAATTATTAATCAGGACCACCAAATTGCCGTGGCCGCTGCATATTTGCCGCTGTCGGACAGTACCATGATTCCTAAACGCCTTGGAACTAGACACCGTGCGGCTGTCGGGATTTCTGAAGTGACGGATGCGATTACCATTGTGGTGTCAGAAGAGACCGGTGGCGTCACAATCACGCGTAATGGGCGCTTCTTACTGGATATGAGCCGTGACGAATACCTGAAATACCTTAAGGCAGAGCTCGTCCCTAAAAAAGAAAAGAATACCAAGTGGTACCAAAAGATATTGGGTAAAATTTGGAAGTGGGGTGCTGACCGATGAAAGATTTTTGGCATAAGTCATGGGTTACGCGGGTAGTCTCTTTGTTAATTGCAGTCTTGCTGGTCATTTATATTAACTACACCCAAGAGGGCTTCATGACTCAGGGACAAGCGGATCGGACTAAGCAGACGGCCACTCAAACGCAAACAGTCAAGGTGCCGCTGCAAGTTTCAGTCGATACCGACAATTACTATGTTGTGGGTTATCCGGCTAAAGTCAGTGTTACTTTGGAAGGATCTAATGCCTTGGTTACCTCAACGGTTAATACGCAGAACTTTCGGGCCTACATTGATTTAACGAATAAAAGTATTGGTGAGCATGATGTTCATGTTCACCTCAGCGGGCTGAGTAATCAGCTGGCATATACAATCAGTCCCAAAATTGTTCATGTGAATATTCAACGACGAAAATCAACGACAATGCCTGTTCAAATAGAGTATAATAAAACTGCTGTGGCCCGTGGTTATAAGTTGGGGAAGGCAAGTGTTGACCCGCAACAGGTTGAGGTGACGGGCGCGCGCGGTGAAGTTGACCAGATTGACCAAATCGTTGCCAAAGTTGTCTTACCTAATGACATTACCCATACGTTTGAGCGACAAGTCAATTTGATTGCCGAAGACCGCAAGGGTCGTCAGCTCAATGTGATTATTGAGCCAGCAACGGCTAAGGTAGTGGTACCGATTTCGATTGCTAAAAAAGAGGTCAAGCTGGAATTGATACCTAAGCATGAAAATACTAGCAAGGTTTACTCGCTGACAGCTAAAAATGATTACGTGACAATCTACGGTAATCAATCAGCACTTAATAAGATTAAGACTTTAGCTGTTCCGGTTGACTTGAGCGCTGTTAATGCGTCGACTACCAAGATGGTGCCGTTAAAGTTGCCGCACGATGTGATTAAGGCAAGTATGCCGCAAGTAAGTGTGCAGATTAAAGTTGCAAATATAAATAATTAAAGTTAGAAAAGAAAGGTTGTTTTTAATGTTAAAGTATTTTGGCACTGATGGTGTGCGCGGAGTCGCAAATCAAGATTTATCCCCAGAATTAGCATTTAAGTTGGGTCGTGATGGCGGCTATGTTTTGACTAAAAATAAAACCAAGGAAGAACAGGCCAAGGTTTTAGTATCACGCGATACGCGGATGTCAGGGCAAATGCTTGAATATGCTTTGATTTCAGGCTTGTTATCAGTTGGAATAGAGGTCTTGGAAGTTGGCGTGATTACCACCCCAGGATTGTCTTACTTAGTCCGTGCCCAAGGTGCCGATGCTGGTGTGCAGATTTCCGCATCACACAATCCAGTTCAAGACAACGGCATTAAGTTCTTTGGTAGCGATGGCTTGAAGTTGTCTGACGAAATGGAAGGCGAAATTGAAAAATTAATCGATGCTAAAGAAGATACTTTACCACGGCCGTCAGCTGCAGGTTTAGGAACTGTGACTGACTTCCACGAAGGTAGCTCCAAGTACCTGCAATTTATCGAAAATACAATTCCTGAAGACCTTGATGGGATTAAAGTTGTGATTGACGGTGCTAATGGTGCTGCCAGCAGCCTAATTTCACGGTTATTTGCTGATTGCGGTGTTGATTTCACCACGATTGCCACTCATCCAAACGGGATGAACATTAACGACCATGTTGGTGCTACGCATACTGAGAAGTTGCAAGAAGAAGTTGTTAAGCAAGGTGCCCAATTAGGGCTGGCTTTTGACGGCGATGCTGACCGCTGTATTGCTGTTGATGAAAACGGCAACGAGGTCGACGGCGACCACATCATGTACGTTTTAGGTACTTATATGGCTGAAGGGGGCCGGCTCAAGAACGACACAATCGTGACTACCGTGATGAGTAACCTTGGCTTCACTAAGGCACTTGAGAGAAAGGGCATCAAAAATGTCCGCACGCAAGTTGGTGACCGGTATGTTTCCGAAGAAATGCGCGCTAACGGCTATAACCTTGGTGGTGAGCAATCAGGTCACGTAATCATGAGCGACTATCACAATACTGGTGACGGGATGTTAACCGGCTTGCATTTGATGCTGGTGATGAAGAAGACGGGTAAGTCATTAACCGACCTCTTGTCTGACTTTAAGGAATACCCACAATGCCTTGTTAATGTTCCTGTTACCGACAAGAAGAGCTGGCGTGAACACCAACCAATCCTTGATGTGATTAAGGAAGTTGAAGCCGACATGGGCGATGAAGGCCGTGTTCTTGTTCGGCCATCAGGTACCCAATCATTGTTGCGGGTAATGGCTGAAGGCCCAACGCAAGAAGAAACTGATGCTTACGTTAAACGCATTACCGATGTTGTTGAACGCGAAATGGGAATTTAAATGCTAAGATCACTAAACTAATAGCAAAAATAATATTAATTAAAAAAGTAACAGAAAAAATTTTTTCTGTTACTTTTTTGGTATGATAGACTTTCTAGGTAATAGTCTATACCAATTATGAACTTTGCTACTTGACCAATTTAATAAAAAAGACTAACATTCCTTGCATAACAAGAAATTAAAGTTTAGTCCATAATTAAGAATTGAACTAGACCAAAGGAGAAAAATATGTGTGGAATTGTTGGTGTTGTTGGTAAATCTGCCCGCGATATTGTGTTAAGCGGCTTAACTAAACTTGAATATCGTGGCTATGATTCGGCCGGAATTTATCTTAATGACTTGCAGGGCAAGGAGTACCTGACTAAGGCGGTCGGTCGCATTCAGAATTTGAAAGAACAGATGACTTCTGATGAACAGGGCTTGGTTGGTATTGGTCATACGCGCTGGGCTACGCATGGTAAACCGACAACGAGTAATGCTCATCCGCAATATGATGAAACTGAACGCTTTTATTTAGTTCATAATGGTGTGATCGAAAATTATCAAGAATTAAAAACTAAGTATTTAGCAAATGTTGAGTTCAAGTCAAATACTGATACGGAAGTGGTTGTCCAATTAATTAGTAAAATTGCCCGCGAGCAGGAAGTTGATCCCTTTACAGCATTAAAGAGTGCGCTGAAATTAATTAAGGGATCGTATGCGATTTTACTTGTAGATAATACTAATCCAAGTCATATTTATGTGGCAAAGAACAAGTCGCCGTTAATGCTGGGACTAGGTGCGGGGTTCAACGTGATTGCTTCAGATGCCTTGTCAGTTCTCGATCAAACTAAGACTTTTGTTGACTTGCATGATGGTGAGGTTGCAGATATAACCAAGGACAATTATGTACTAGAAACAATTGCCGGTACGCCAGTAACGCGTCAGTCGCGGACACTTAATATTGATCCTAATGCTGCCTCCAAAGGGACTTATGAATTTTATATGCTGAAAGAAATTTCTGAGCAACCAGGAGTTCTGCGTCATTTAATGCAATACTACTTAGATGAAAGCGGCGAACCAAAAGTTCCTGCTGAAATTATCACGGCTTTAGCACAAGCCGATAAGTTTTACATTTTTGCAGCTGGTACAAGTTATCATGCAGGTTTGGTAGGTAAGGCATTATTGGAAAAGTATACGGGTGTGCCAACTGAGGTTGGCTTTGCCTCTGAAGCTGGCTATCACTTCCCAATGATGTCACAACATCCGGTTTTAATTTTCTTATCTCAATCTGGTGAGACCGCAGATTCGCGGGTAGTTTTGCAAGAGGCAATTAAGCGTCAGTTACCAAGTTTGACACTGACAAATGTGCCCGGATCAACTTTAGCACGGGAAGCAACTTATGCTATGTCACTTGAAGCCGGCCCTGAAATTGCGGTCGCTTCTACTAAGGCTTATATTGCACAAGTCGCGCTGCAGGCGATTTTGGCTAAAGCAATTGGTGAAAAAAATGAGCAGCAAGTAGCTCGCGATTGGGATTTAAAAACTGACTTGAGTTTAACAGCTGAAGGTATTGAGGAAGTTTTATCTGACGAAAAGAAGATTAAACACCTAACCGATAAGTTGATCGTACCATCACGAAATGCATTTTATATTGGGCGAGGTATTGATTATCCAGTTGCACTTGAGGCAGCTTTGAAGTTGAAGGAAGTTTCCTACATTCAAACTGAGGGTTTTGCAGCCGCGGAATTGAAACACGGAACAATTTCATTAATTGAAAAGGGTACACCAGTGATTGCCTTGATTAATGATCCTGTAACTGCTGACTTAATGCGTGGTAACATCCAAGAAGTAATTGCTCGTGGCGCGAGTGTAATTACGGTGGCTAACAAGGAGTTGGCGCAGGCAAGCGATGATCTGATATTACCTGAGGTTAATTATTACTTGTCACCATTGATTACAGTTGTGGTGGCACAGCTGATTGCCTATTATGCCTCGCGTGATAAGGGGCTTGATGTTGATAAGCCACGTAACTTAGCTAAAAGTGTTACAGTTGAATAATTTGCAAAAAGCTTCCTATTATATAGGGAGCTTTTTAGTATGATCTGACATAGCACATGAATTACTGATTTTTGCTTTGAAAAGCTAGGCAGCCATTAAAAGATAGTCTATTTGAAACAAATTATGGTCGTCGAAATTTTTACAATTTTATAAATGAATTTACATGAAAAAGCCAATTTTTAGCTATACCACAGTTAAGTTTACGTAATACAGATTGTCCGCAGCAGTGCTTAAATCAGGCTTAATAATCAAACTTTGTGAATTAAAAATGTTTCACACACAAGAATCCTATTAAATCGGGATTCTTATTTTGGTGTTTCTAACTATTTCACAATGTAAACCAATTAATATGCTTGTCAGCTTAGAGACTGAAAGCGTCTTTTAAATGACCAAAAGCGCTATAATTATGGTAAGGAGAGTGATAATGATGGAAGCAAGAAGGTGGCTAAGGAAACTG
The sequence above is a segment of the Lactobacillus sp. ESL0677 genome. Coding sequences within it:
- the cdaA gene encoding diadenylate cyclase CdaA: MHFNLANIFTWSNFSLVLDVLIIWFLVYHLIILIRGTKAVQLAKGIVLIFIVRIIAGILQLHTTTWLIDQIVSWSVVGIIVIFQPEIRRGLEHLGRLPIFGGREESAHDESIKFIKELDKAIQYMSKRRIGALITIQQETGLEDYIETGIKLNADVTGELLINIFIPNTPLHDGAVIINQDHQIAVAAAYLPLSDSTMIPKRLGTRHRAAVGISEVTDAITIVVSEETGGVTITRNGRFLLDMSRDEYLKYLKAELVPKKEKNTKWYQKILGKIWKWGADR
- a CDS encoding CdaR family protein encodes the protein MKDFWHKSWVTRVVSLLIAVLLVIYINYTQEGFMTQGQADRTKQTATQTQTVKVPLQVSVDTDNYYVVGYPAKVSVTLEGSNALVTSTVNTQNFRAYIDLTNKSIGEHDVHVHLSGLSNQLAYTISPKIVHVNIQRRKSTTMPVQIEYNKTAVARGYKLGKASVDPQQVEVTGARGEVDQIDQIVAKVVLPNDITHTFERQVNLIAEDRKGRQLNVIIEPATAKVVVPISIAKKEVKLELIPKHENTSKVYSLTAKNDYVTIYGNQSALNKIKTLAVPVDLSAVNASTTKMVPLKLPHDVIKASMPQVSVQIKVANINN
- the glmM gene encoding phosphoglucosamine mutase: MLKYFGTDGVRGVANQDLSPELAFKLGRDGGYVLTKNKTKEEQAKVLVSRDTRMSGQMLEYALISGLLSVGIEVLEVGVITTPGLSYLVRAQGADAGVQISASHNPVQDNGIKFFGSDGLKLSDEMEGEIEKLIDAKEDTLPRPSAAGLGTVTDFHEGSSKYLQFIENTIPEDLDGIKVVIDGANGAASSLISRLFADCGVDFTTIATHPNGMNINDHVGATHTEKLQEEVVKQGAQLGLAFDGDADRCIAVDENGNEVDGDHIMYVLGTYMAEGGRLKNDTIVTTVMSNLGFTKALERKGIKNVRTQVGDRYVSEEMRANGYNLGGEQSGHVIMSDYHNTGDGMLTGLHLMLVMKKTGKSLTDLLSDFKEYPQCLVNVPVTDKKSWREHQPILDVIKEVEADMGDEGRVLVRPSGTQSLLRVMAEGPTQEETDAYVKRITDVVEREMGI
- the glmS gene encoding glutamine--fructose-6-phosphate transaminase (isomerizing): MCGIVGVVGKSARDIVLSGLTKLEYRGYDSAGIYLNDLQGKEYLTKAVGRIQNLKEQMTSDEQGLVGIGHTRWATHGKPTTSNAHPQYDETERFYLVHNGVIENYQELKTKYLANVEFKSNTDTEVVVQLISKIAREQEVDPFTALKSALKLIKGSYAILLVDNTNPSHIYVAKNKSPLMLGLGAGFNVIASDALSVLDQTKTFVDLHDGEVADITKDNYVLETIAGTPVTRQSRTLNIDPNAASKGTYEFYMLKEISEQPGVLRHLMQYYLDESGEPKVPAEIITALAQADKFYIFAAGTSYHAGLVGKALLEKYTGVPTEVGFASEAGYHFPMMSQHPVLIFLSQSGETADSRVVLQEAIKRQLPSLTLTNVPGSTLAREATYAMSLEAGPEIAVASTKAYIAQVALQAILAKAIGEKNEQQVARDWDLKTDLSLTAEGIEEVLSDEKKIKHLTDKLIVPSRNAFYIGRGIDYPVALEAALKLKEVSYIQTEGFAAAELKHGTISLIEKGTPVIALINDPVTADLMRGNIQEVIARGASVITVANKELAQASDDLILPEVNYYLSPLITVVVAQLIAYYASRDKGLDVDKPRNLAKSVTVE